A window from Bubalus kerabau isolate K-KA32 ecotype Philippines breed swamp buffalo chromosome 5, PCC_UOA_SB_1v2, whole genome shotgun sequence encodes these proteins:
- the FEN1 gene encoding flap endonuclease 1, with amino-acid sequence MGIQGLAKLIADVAPSAIRENDIKSYFGRKVAIDASMSIYQFLIAVRQGGDVLQNEEGETTSHLMGMFYRTIRMMENGIKPVYVFDGKPPQLKSGELAKRSERRAEAEKQLQQAQAAGAEAEVEKFTKRLVKVTKQHNDECKHLLSLMGIPYLDAPSEAEASCAALVKAGKVYAAATEDMDCLTFGSPVLMRHLTASEAKKLPIQEFHLSRILQELGLNQEQFVDLCILLGSDYCESIRGIGPKRAVDLIQKHKSIEEIVRRLDPNKYPVPENWLHKEAQQLFLEPEVLDPESVELKWSEPNEEELVKFMCGEKQFSEERIRSGVRRLSKSRQGSTQGRLDDFFKVTGSLSSAKRKEPEPKGAAKKKAKTGAAGKFKRGK; translated from the coding sequence ATGGGAATTCAAGGACTGGCCAAACTGATTGCTGATGTGGCCCCCAGTGCCATCCGGGAGAATGACATCAAGAGCTACTTTGGCCGCAAGGTGGCCATTGATGCCTCCATGAGCATTTATCAGTTCCTGATAGCTGTTCGCCAAGGAGGGGACGTGCTGCAGAATGAGGAGGGGGAGACCACCAGCCACCTGATGGGCATGTTCTACCGCACCATCCGCATGATGGAGAATGGCATCAAGCCCGTGTACGTCTTTGATGGCAAGCCACCGCAGCTCAAGTCCGGGGAGCTGGCCAAACGCAGCGAGCGGCGGGCTGAGGCCGAGAAGCAGCTGCAGCAGGCTCAGGCCGCCGGGGCCGAGGCGGAGGTGGAAAAGTTTACCAAGCGGCTGGTGAAGGTCACCAAGCAACACAACGACGAGTGCAAGCATCTCCTGAGCCTCATGGGCATCCCGTACCTCGACGCGCCCAGTGAGGCAGAGGCTAGCTGTGCGGCCCTGGTGAAGGCCGGCAAAGTCTATGCCGCGGCCACAGAGGACATGGATTGCCTGACGTTCGGCAGCCCGGTGCTCATGCGGCACCTGACTGCCAGTGAGGCCAAGAAGCTGCCCATCCAGGAGTTCCACCTGAGCCGGATCCTGCAGGAGCTGGGCCTCAACCAGGAGCAGTTTGTGGATCTGTGCATCCTGCTGGGCAGTGACTACTGTGAGAGCATCCGGGGCATCGGGCCCAAGCGGGCCGTGGACCTCATCCAGAAGCACAAGAGCATCGAGGAGATTGTGCGGCGGCTGGACCCCAACAAGTACCCCGTGCCGGAAAACTGGCTCCACAAGGAGGCCCAGCAGCTCTTCCTGGAGCCTGAGGTGCTGGACCCGGAGTCTGTGGAGCTCAAGTGGAGCGAGCCCAATGAAGAAGAGCTCGTCAAGTTCATGTGTGGGGAGAAGCAGTTCTCCGAGGAGCGAATCCGCAGTGGGGTCAGGCGGCTGAGCAAGAGCCGCCAGGGCAGCACTCAGGGCCGCCTGGATGATTTCTTTAAGGTGACCGGCTCCCTCTCTTCCGCCAAGCGCAAGGAGCCAGAGCCCAAGGGAGCCGCTAAGAAGAAGGCAAAGACTGGGGCAGCAGGGAAgttcaaaagaggaaaataa
- the TMEM258 gene encoding transmembrane protein 258 isoform X2, with product MELEAMSRYTSPVNPAVFPHLTVVLLAIGMFFTAWFFVYEVTSTKYTRDIYKELLISLVASLFMGFGVLFLLLWVGIYI from the exons ATG GAACTTGAGGCCATGAGCAGATACACCAGCCCCGTGAACCCGGCTGTCTTTCCCCACCTGACCGTCGTGCTGCTGGCCATTGGCATGTTCTTCACCGCCTGGTTCTTCGT TTATGAGGTCACATCCACCAAGTACACCCGGGATATCTACAAAGAGCTCCTTATCTCCCTGGTGGCCTCCCTCTTCATGGGCTTTGGAGTCCTCTTCCTGCTGCTCTGGGTCGGCATCTACATATGA
- the TMEM258 gene encoding transmembrane protein 258 isoform X1, with protein sequence MRNELEAMSRYTSPVNPAVFPHLTVVLLAIGMFFTAWFFVYEVTSTKYTRDIYKELLISLVASLFMGFGVLFLLLWVGIYI encoded by the exons ATGAGGAAT GAACTTGAGGCCATGAGCAGATACACCAGCCCCGTGAACCCGGCTGTCTTTCCCCACCTGACCGTCGTGCTGCTGGCCATTGGCATGTTCTTCACCGCCTGGTTCTTCGT TTATGAGGTCACATCCACCAAGTACACCCGGGATATCTACAAAGAGCTCCTTATCTCCCTGGTGGCCTCCCTCTTCATGGGCTTTGGAGTCCTCTTCCTGCTGCTCTGGGTCGGCATCTACATATGA
- the TMEM258 gene encoding transmembrane protein 258 isoform X3, producing the protein MSRYTSPVNPAVFPHLTVVLLAIGMFFTAWFFVYEVTSTKYTRDIYKELLISLVASLFMGFGVLFLLLWVGIYI; encoded by the exons ATGAGCAGATACACCAGCCCCGTGAACCCGGCTGTCTTTCCCCACCTGACCGTCGTGCTGCTGGCCATTGGCATGTTCTTCACCGCCTGGTTCTTCGT TTATGAGGTCACATCCACCAAGTACACCCGGGATATCTACAAAGAGCTCCTTATCTCCCTGGTGGCCTCCCTCTTCATGGGCTTTGGAGTCCTCTTCCTGCTGCTCTGGGTCGGCATCTACATATGA
- the MYRF gene encoding myelin regulatory factor, which produces MGTRSPHLIDKTKGLARFTQGHDINGALEPSNIDTSILEEYISKEDASDLCFPDISAPASAASYPHGQPAIPGSSGVHHLSPPGGGPSPGRHGALPPPSYSAPLNCNNNNGMGVAPKPFLGGSGPPIKAEPKAPYAPGTLPDSPPDSGSEAYSPQQVNDPHLLRTITPETLCHVGVPSRLEHPPPPPAHLPGPPPPPPPPPHYPVLQRDLYMKAEPPMPPYAAMGQGLVPTELHHGQQSQMLHQLLQQHGAELPPHPSKKRKHSESPPNTLNAQMLNGMIKQEPGTVTALPPHPARAPSPPWPPQGPLSPGPGSLPLSIARVQTPPWHPPGAPSPGLLQDSDSLSGSYLDPNYQSIKWQPHQQNKWATLYDANYKELPMLTYRVDADKGFNFSVGDDAFVCQKKNHFQVTAYIGMLGEPKYVKTPEGLKPLDCFYLKLHGVKLEALNQSINIEQSQSDRSKRPFNPVSVNLPPEQVTKVTVGRLHFSETTANNMRKKGKPNPDQRYFMLVVALQAHAQNQNYTLAAQISERIIVRASNPGQFESDSEVLWQRAQVPDTVFHHGRVGINTDRPDEALVVHGNVKVMGSLMHPSDLRAKEHVQEVDTTEQLKRISRMRLVHYRYKPEFAATAGIEAAAPETGVIAQEVKEILPEAVKDTGDVVFANGKTIENFLVVNKERIFMENVGAVKELCKLTDNLETRIDELERWSHKLAKLRRLDSLKSTGSSGAVSHAGSQFSRAGSIPHKKRPPKVASKSSSVVPDQACISQRFLQGTIVALVVVMAFSVVSMSTLYVLSLRAEEDLLESDGSFAVSTSCLLALLRPQHPGGSKAMCPWSSQSFGTTQLRQSPVTTGVLGPQPSLLLGTTGPTRSAPAPALRTLDLCSTHPCAVICCSSPSPTPSTDPSLGPSLNPSRGLSPSPSPPTNRSGPSQMALLPVTNIRAKSWGLSANGIGYFKHPKSSNPVASPVVPFPGGQGKAKNGPSLGLHGRGRRAVPEPGLSPAQPTQAWGQPDPVPSLTSIQVLENSMPITSQYCASEDACRPGNVTYHIPVSSSIPLHLRLTLQMNSSSPVSVVLCSLMSKEEPCEEGGFLQSLHTHQDTQGTSHQWPVTILSFRRFTYHFRVALLGQANCSAEAPVQPATDYYFHFYRLCD; this is translated from the exons ATGGGGACACGTTCACCCCATCTTATAGACAAGACGAAGGGACTTGCTCGTTTTACACA AGGCCACGACATCAACGGCGCCCTGGAGCCTTCCAACATAGACACGAGCATCCTGGAGGAGTACATCAGCAAGGAGGACGCCTCTGACCT CTGCTTCCCTGACATCTCTGCTCCAGCCAGTGCGGCCTCCTACCCCCATGGGCAGCCAGCGATCCCCGGCTCCAGCGGGGTCCACCACCTGAGCCCCCCGGGGGGCGGACCCTCCCCGGGGCGCCACGGGGCCCTCCCACCCCCGAGCTACAGCGCCCCGCTCAACTGCAACAACAACAACGGCATGGGTGTTGCTCCCAAGCCCTTCCTGGGGGGTTCTGGGCCCCCCATCAAGGCAGAGCCCAAGGCTCCCTATGCCCCCGG cACCCTGCCAGACTCTCCCCCAGACTCGGGCTCCGAGGCCTACTCCCCCCAGCAGGTGAATG ACCCCCATCTCCTGCGCACCATTACCCCCGAGACCCTGTGCCATGTGGGGGTGCCCTCCCGCCTGGAGCAcccgcccccacctccagcccaccTGCCAGgccccccaccgcccccgccgcccccaccGCACTACCCCGTCCTGCAGCGGGACCTGTACATGAAGGCTGAGCCTCCGATGCCCCCCTATGCCGCCATGGGGCAGGGGCTGGTGCCCACCGAACTCCACCATGGCCAGCAGTCCCAGATGCTCCACCAGCTGCTCCAGCAACACGGAGCTGA GCTCCCCCCACATCCCTCCAAGAAGAGGAAGCACTCGGAATCACCTCCCAACACCCTCAACGCCCAGATGCTGAACGGAATGATCAAACAGGAGCCTGGGACTGTGACGGCCCTGCCCCCGCACCCAGCGCGAGCCCCTTCCCCACCCTGGCCTCCCCAGGGCCCGCTCTCACCCGGGCCTGGCTCCCTGCCCCTCAGCATCGCCCGGGTCCAGACACCCCCTTGGCATCCACCAGGTGCCCCCTCACCAG gtctcctgcaggacAGTGACAGCCTCAGCGGCTCCTACCTAGATCCCAACTACCAGTCCATCAAGTGGCAACCGCATCAGCAGAACAAATGGGCGACACTGTACGACGCTAACTACAAGGAGCT GCCCATGCTCACCTACCGCGTGGATGCTGACAAGGGCTTCAACTTTTCGGTGGGCGACGACGCCTTCGTGTGCCAGAAGAAGAACCACTTCCAGGTGACGGCGTACATCGGCATGCTGGGCGAGCCCAAGTACGTCAAGACGCCCGAAGGCCTCAAGCCCCTGGACTGCTTCTACCTGAAGCTGCACGGAGTGAAG CTGGAGGCCCTGAACCAGTCCATCAACATCGAGCAGTCGCAGTCGGACCGAAGCAAGCGGCCTTTCAACCCCGTCTC GGTCAATCTGCCCCCCGAACAGGTCACGAAAGTGACTGTGGGGAGGCTGCACTTCAGCGAGACCACTGCCAACAACATGCGCAAGAAGGGCAAGCCCAACCCCGACCAGAG GTACTTCATGCTGGTGGTGGCCCTCCAGGCCCACGCACAAAATCAGAACTACACACTGGCCGCCCAGATCTCAGAGCGCATCATCGTCCGG GCCTCCAATCCAGGCCAGTTTGAGAGTGATAGCGAGGTGCTGTGGCAGCGGGCGCAGGTGCCGGACACGGTCTTCCACCATGGCCGTGTAGGCATCAACACGGACCGGCCCGATGAGGCACTGGTGGTGCACGGCAACGTCAAGGTCATGGGCTCGCTCATGCACCCCTCGGACCTGCGGGCCAAGGAGCATGtgcaggag GtggacacgaccgagcagctGAAGAGGATTTCGCGCATGCGGCTGGTGCACTACAGGTACAAGCCGGAGTTTGCCGCCACTGCCGGCATCGAAGCCGCTGCGCCAGAAACGG GTGTCATCGCTCAGGAGGTGAAGGAGATCCTGCCCGAGGCCGTGaaggacacaggagatgtggtctTTGCCAATGGGAAAACCATAGAGAACTTCCTGGTGGTGAACAAG GAGCGCATCTTCATGGAGAACGTGGGTGCCGTGAAGGAGCTGTGCAAGCTGACGGACAACCTGGAGACGCGCATCGACGAGCTGGAGCGCTGGAGCCACAAGCTGGCCAAGCTGCGGCGTCTTGACAGCCTCAAGTCCACCGGCAGCTCGGGCGCCGTCAG CCATGCAGGGAGCCAGTTCAGCCGGGCAGGCAGCATCCCCCACAAGAAGAGACCCCCCAAGGTGGCCAGCAAG TCATCATCTGTGGTCCCAGACCAGGCCTGCATTAGCCAGCGCTTCCTGCAGGGAACCATCGTGGCCCTGGTGGTGGTCATGGCCTTCAG TGTGGTGTCCATGTCCACATTGTACGTGCTGAGCCTGCGCGCCGAGGAGGATCTGCTGGAAAGTGATGG CTCTTTTGCCGTGTCTACTTCCTGTCTTCTGGCCCTGCTCCGGCCCCAGCACCCTGGGGGGAGCAAGGCCATGTGCCCATG GTCCAGCCAGAGCTTTGGGACCACTCAGCTCCGACAGTCCCCCGTGACCACTGGGGTGCTGGGCCCACAGCCCTCTCTGCTGCTGG GTACCACTGGCCCGACCCGCTCAGCCCCAGCTCCGGCGCTCCGCACCTTGGACCTGTGCTCTACCCACCCCTGCGCGGTCATTTGCTGCTCCtcgcccagccccaccccctccaccgaCCCTAGTCTGGGCCCCAGCCTTAATCCCAGTCGTGGTCTCAGCCCTAGTCCCAGCCCCCCCACCAACCGCTCAG GCCCCAGCCAGATGGCCCTGCTGCCAGTCACCAACATCAGAGCCAAGTCCTGGGGCCTGTCAGCCAATGGCATTGGCTACTTCAAGCATCCAAAGAGCTCAAACCCCGTGGCCAGCCCTGTGGTCCCCTTCCCTGGGGGCCAGGGCAAAGCCAAGAATGGCCCCAGCCTTGGTCTCCATGGCCGGGGCCGCCGAGCGGTTCCCGAGCCTGGCCTGAGCCCTGCTCAGCCCACTCAGGCCTGGGGCCAGCCAG ACCCAGTGCCATCCCTGACCTCCATCCAGGTGCTGGAGAATTCGATGCCCATTACTTCCCAGTACTGCGCTTCAGAGGATGCCTGCAG GCCTGGAAACGTCACCTACCACATCCCTGTCAGCAGCAGCATCCCCCTGCACCTCCGCCTAACCCTGCAGATGAA CTCCTCGTCCCCCGTGTCCGTGGTGCTGTGCAGCCTGATGTCAAAGGAGGAGCCGTGTGAAGAGGGGGGCTTTCTACAGAGCCTTCACACCCACCAGGACACCCAG ggcaCCTCCCACCAGTGGCCAGTAACCATCCTGTCCTTCCGCAGATTCACCTACCACTTCCGGGTGGCATTGCTG GGTCAGGCCAACTGCAGCGCGGAGGCCCCGGTCCAGCCGGCCACGGACTACTACTTCCACTTCTACCGCCTGTGTGACTGA